A window from Acidobacteriota bacterium encodes these proteins:
- the coxB gene encoding cytochrome c oxidase subunit II codes for MSQWLPEDISTYGPDVDRLFYLIYYITGFACIGVLLCMLYFLVKYRHREGRRAIYSHGNNTLEIIWTIVPALVFVMLGFMSRSVWAHIRQTLPETDIRVRVTGKQFNWVMQYPGLDGVLGTADDVKAENSLHVPTGKPVRVILSSEDVIHSFFLPNARLKQDAVPGRDIEVWFEATKPGKYDIPCAELCGFGHGNMLGYLTVHDPASFKAWAAEKKAFPVEGGGA; via the coding sequence GTGTCCCAATGGCTTCCTGAGGACATCTCGACCTACGGCCCGGATGTCGACCGGCTCTTCTACCTCATCTACTACATCACCGGCTTCGCCTGCATCGGCGTCCTGCTCTGCATGCTGTATTTCCTCGTGAAGTACCGGCATCGCGAGGGACGGCGGGCGATCTACTCGCACGGGAACAACACGCTCGAGATCATCTGGACGATCGTTCCCGCGCTGGTCTTCGTGATGCTCGGGTTCATGAGCCGCTCCGTCTGGGCCCACATCCGCCAGACGCTCCCCGAGACCGACATCCGCGTCCGCGTGACGGGCAAGCAGTTCAACTGGGTGATGCAGTACCCGGGCCTCGACGGCGTCCTCGGCACCGCCGATGACGTGAAGGCCGAGAACAGCCTTCACGTGCCGACGGGCAAGCCCGTGCGCGTCATCCTCTCGAGCGAGGACGTCATCCACTCGTTCTTCCTTCCGAACGCGCGGCTCAAGCAGGACGCGGTCCCCGGGCGCGACATCGAGGTCTGGTTCGAGGCCACGAAGCCCGGCAAGTACGACATCCCGTGCGCCGAGCTCTGCGGCTTCGGCCACGGCAACATGCTGGGGTACCTGACGGTGCACGACCCGGCGAGCTTCAAGGCCTGGGCGGCCGAGAAGAAGGCGTTTCCCGTTGAAGGAGGCGGAGCATGA
- a CDS encoding DUF2723 domain-containing protein has translation MRFDEAGHPLWVFLAQSFLWVTKMDPARGCNLLSAILSALALGPTLRIMRRLGASQAAASIACLALAVSHTYWLHAVITEVYALNSLVMLLLLDVVTRAAAEAGAERPPSDVALFGTGLGCALGGDNHNLVFLWVPGIAWILAAAHRRERVSRGGLVAAACGFALGVAPYLWLRAGTGRVEGVAALASRLLGVYLSPAGKLADTARFAGYLVYQFPTVAILAAAIVGAARLRRDLLAGLALIYVASAGFAFSYPAQDRFAFFLPSYLVVAIVAAPGLDAMLVRTASSRRLAVAVLAVGCVVAPPIMYRLAPLAAGSIPEVGAVRSIPGRDAALYHLYPGKRGDDGARRFAEEALAACPERTFLIADDTLAEPLDYVQVVERERTDVEVFYVSRSRQLQLASARARLGRPVFLAAADAYYNLDALRGRFEIVPAGPVFRLKSRG, from the coding sequence ATGCGCTTCGACGAAGCGGGGCATCCGCTGTGGGTCTTCCTCGCGCAGAGCTTCCTCTGGGTCACGAAGATGGATCCGGCGCGAGGGTGCAATCTTCTGTCGGCAATCCTCTCGGCGCTCGCCCTCGGACCCACCCTCAGAATCATGCGGCGGCTCGGCGCCTCGCAGGCCGCGGCGTCGATCGCCTGCCTCGCCCTCGCCGTGTCGCACACGTACTGGCTCCACGCCGTCATCACCGAGGTCTACGCCCTCAACTCGCTCGTGATGCTCCTGCTGCTCGACGTCGTCACGCGCGCGGCCGCCGAGGCCGGCGCCGAACGCCCGCCGTCCGACGTCGCCCTTTTCGGGACGGGGCTCGGGTGCGCGCTCGGTGGCGACAATCACAACCTCGTCTTCCTCTGGGTGCCGGGGATCGCGTGGATCCTCGCCGCCGCGCATCGCCGCGAGCGCGTGTCGCGGGGCGGGCTCGTCGCCGCGGCCTGCGGTTTCGCGCTGGGCGTCGCTCCGTACCTCTGGCTCCGCGCGGGGACGGGGAGGGTGGAAGGTGTGGCGGCCCTCGCGTCGCGCCTCCTCGGGGTGTATCTCTCGCCCGCGGGGAAACTCGCCGACACGGCGCGGTTCGCGGGGTACCTCGTGTACCAATTTCCGACGGTGGCGATCCTCGCCGCGGCGATCGTCGGTGCGGCGCGCCTGAGGCGCGATCTCCTCGCCGGCCTCGCCCTGATCTACGTCGCGAGCGCCGGCTTCGCGTTCAGCTATCCGGCGCAGGATCGCTTCGCCTTCTTTCTGCCGTCGTATCTGGTCGTCGCGATTGTGGCGGCCCCGGGGCTCGACGCGATGCTGGTGCGCACGGCCTCGTCTCGTCGCCTCGCCGTCGCGGTCCTCGCCGTGGGCTGCGTAGTCGCACCACCGATCATGTACCGCCTCGCCCCGCTCGCCGCCGGCTCGATCCCCGAGGTCGGAGCCGTGCGCTCCATCCCGGGAAGGGACGCCGCCCTCTATCATCTTTATCCCGGCAAGCGCGGGGACGACGGCGCCCGCCGGTTTGCCGAGGAAGCGCTCGCGGCATGTCCCGAGCGGACGTTCCTCATCGCCGACGACACCCTGGCCGAGCCCCTCGACTACGTGCAGGTCGTCGAACGAGAGCGGACCGATGTCGAGGTCTTCTACGTCTCGCGATCGCGCCAGCTCCAGCTTGCGTCGGCCCGCGCCCGCCTCGGCCGCCCGGTCTTCCTCGCCGCCGCCGACGCGTACTACAACCTGGACGCGCTCCGCGGGCGGTTCGAAATCGTTCCGGCGGGGCCCGTCTTTCGCCTGAAGAGCCGGGGGTGA
- a CDS encoding COX15/CtaA family protein: protein MNAALHRFAVFLSGATFVLVFVGGLVTSTGSGLAVPDWPLSFGMVFPKMEGGVLFEHGHRMVAAAVGALVVALYVWTALGKRRAPISTLAACALGTVVLQGLLGGLTVLLKLPPAVSVAHACLAQAFLCLTISIAVVTGDVWGKMRATPERAAIPLKALAIATTAAVYVQLILGAVMRHTGAGLAIPDFPLAVGRLVPPLGDPKVQIHFAHRVGALIVSAMVVWTVSRILREHAGEGLLRRPAILLATLLVAQGTLGALTIWTGKAVLPTTAHVLGGAAILGTSFLITLRAHRLVATRPLPVKSAATFEVTA, encoded by the coding sequence ATGAACGCCGCGCTCCACCGCTTCGCCGTCTTCCTCTCGGGCGCGACGTTCGTCCTGGTCTTCGTCGGCGGCCTCGTCACGAGCACCGGCTCCGGGCTCGCCGTCCCCGACTGGCCCCTCTCGTTCGGGATGGTCTTCCCCAAGATGGAGGGAGGCGTCCTCTTCGAGCACGGCCACCGGATGGTGGCGGCGGCCGTCGGAGCGCTGGTCGTCGCGCTGTACGTCTGGACGGCCCTCGGGAAACGGCGCGCGCCGATCAGCACCCTCGCCGCGTGCGCTCTCGGCACGGTCGTGCTCCAGGGGCTTCTCGGCGGGCTGACGGTGCTGCTGAAGCTCCCCCCGGCCGTCTCCGTCGCGCACGCCTGCCTCGCGCAGGCCTTTCTCTGCCTGACGATCTCGATCGCGGTCGTGACCGGCGACGTGTGGGGAAAGATGCGGGCGACCCCCGAGAGGGCCGCCATCCCGCTCAAGGCCCTCGCGATCGCCACGACGGCGGCCGTCTACGTCCAGCTCATCCTCGGCGCGGTCATGCGCCACACCGGCGCGGGGCTCGCGATCCCCGACTTCCCGCTGGCCGTCGGCCGGCTGGTGCCCCCGCTCGGGGATCCGAAGGTGCAGATCCACTTCGCGCACCGGGTGGGCGCGCTGATCGTGAGCGCGATGGTCGTCTGGACCGTCTCGCGGATCCTCAGGGAGCACGCGGGTGAGGGGCTGCTGAGGCGGCCGGCGATCCTCCTGGCCACCCTCCTCGTCGCGCAGGGGACTCTCGGCGCCCTCACGATCTGGACGGGGAAGGCGGTCCTGCCGACCACCGCCCACGTCCTCGGCGGGGCGGCGATCCTCGGCACGAGCTTTCTCATCACGCTCCGCGCGCACCGGCTCGTCGCGACGCGCCCTCTGCCGGTGAAGAGCGCGGCGACCTTCGAGGTGACGGCGTGA
- a CDS encoding molybdopterin-dependent oxidoreductase, whose product MRHRYERLVEPQVRENGALRPATWDEALDRAAAGFTAAVDARGPTAFGLFSCSKATNEVNYLAQKFARAVVGSNNIDSCNRTUHAPSVVGLTTVFGAGGATSSYREIEETDLVVLWGSNARETHPIFFHHLLKGVRGGARLYAIDPRRTSSARWAHVWLGLDVGSDVALANAIGREILAEGLENREFIARATEGIEAYRAGVQKYTLAEGERLTRVPAATIRDLAHAYAKAPRAQICWTLGITEHHNAVDNVLAIINLSLLTGHVGRFGSGLNPLRGQNNVQGGGDMGALPNRLPGGVDLELAECRAPFEATWRRPVPPKKGWHLSQMFEAMEHGDLRALYLIGENPAQSEAESSRAARLLAGLDALVVQEIFMTKTAELASVVLPASASWCESDGTVTSSERRVRRVRKALEPPGDARDDLWILSEIARRMKCDWGHPSAEEVWDELRSLSDWHRGMSYARLESLGGIQWPCPAEDHPGDIFLHGRLWKNPIEGARAPFSPVENDPPVDALTAEYPIRLTTGRRLDSFNTGVQTGGYTSPLRRGETLDLHEEDGASYGVRDGETVTVISRRGSVVVPVRYDETLRPGLAFMTLHFPDDVATNLLTIDATDPKSGTAEFKATAIRIEKLAASPQGR is encoded by the coding sequence ATGAGACACCGCTACGAGAGGCTGGTAGAGCCGCAGGTCCGCGAGAATGGAGCGCTTCGCCCCGCCACCTGGGACGAGGCACTCGATCGCGCCGCCGCAGGGTTCACGGCGGCGGTCGACGCGCGGGGCCCGACGGCCTTCGGCCTCTTCAGCTGCTCGAAGGCGACGAACGAGGTGAACTACCTCGCCCAGAAGTTCGCGCGGGCCGTCGTGGGCAGCAACAACATCGACAGCTGCAACCGGACCTGACACGCGCCCAGCGTCGTCGGTCTGACGACGGTATTCGGCGCGGGAGGGGCGACCAGCTCGTACCGTGAGATCGAGGAGACCGATCTCGTCGTCCTGTGGGGGAGCAACGCCCGTGAGACGCACCCCATCTTCTTCCATCATCTGTTGAAGGGGGTGCGGGGCGGCGCGCGTCTCTACGCGATCGATCCGAGGAGGACGAGCTCGGCCCGGTGGGCGCACGTGTGGCTCGGCCTCGACGTCGGCTCCGACGTCGCCCTCGCCAACGCGATCGGGCGCGAGATCCTGGCCGAGGGGCTCGAGAACCGCGAGTTCATCGCCCGGGCGACGGAGGGGATCGAGGCGTACCGCGCGGGCGTGCAGAAGTACACGCTCGCGGAAGGGGAGCGCCTCACCCGCGTCCCGGCCGCGACGATCCGCGATCTGGCGCACGCCTACGCGAAGGCTCCGCGCGCGCAGATCTGCTGGACGCTGGGGATCACGGAGCACCACAACGCGGTGGACAACGTCCTCGCCATCATCAACCTCTCGCTTCTCACCGGCCACGTCGGCCGCTTCGGATCGGGGCTCAACCCGCTCCGCGGCCAGAACAACGTGCAGGGGGGTGGCGACATGGGGGCCCTGCCGAACCGCCTCCCCGGCGGCGTGGATCTCGAGCTCGCCGAGTGCCGCGCCCCCTTCGAGGCGACGTGGCGGCGGCCCGTCCCGCCGAAGAAGGGATGGCACCTCTCGCAGATGTTCGAGGCGATGGAGCACGGGGATCTGAGGGCGCTCTACCTCATCGGCGAGAACCCGGCGCAGTCCGAGGCGGAGAGCTCCCGCGCCGCGCGCCTCCTCGCCGGCCTCGACGCCCTCGTGGTGCAGGAGATCTTCATGACGAAGACGGCGGAGCTGGCGAGCGTCGTCCTCCCCGCCTCCGCGTCGTGGTGCGAGTCGGACGGGACGGTGACGAGCAGCGAGCGCCGCGTGCGCCGCGTGCGCAAAGCGCTCGAACCCCCGGGCGACGCCCGCGATGATCTGTGGATCCTCTCCGAGATCGCGCGGCGGATGAAATGCGACTGGGGTCACCCCTCGGCCGAGGAGGTCTGGGACGAGCTTCGCTCGCTCTCCGACTGGCATCGCGGCATGAGCTACGCGCGCCTCGAGTCGCTCGGCGGCATCCAGTGGCCCTGCCCCGCCGAGGACCACCCCGGAGACATCTTCCTGCACGGGCGCCTCTGGAAGAATCCGATCGAGGGAGCTCGCGCTCCCTTCTCCCCCGTGGAGAACGATCCTCCCGTCGACGCCCTCACGGCGGAGTACCCGATCCGCCTCACGACAGGGAGGCGTCTCGACTCGTTCAACACGGGCGTGCAGACCGGCGGCTACACGTCGCCGCTCCGGCGCGGCGAGACGCTCGACCTGCACGAGGAGGACGGCGCGTCCTACGGCGTCCGGGACGGCGAGACGGTGACCGTGATCTCGCGGCGGGGCTCGGTCGTCGTTCCGGTCCGCTACGATGAGACGCTCCGCCCCGGCCTCGCCTTCATGACGCTTCACTTCCCCGACGACGTCGCGACCAACCTCCTGACGATCGACGCGACCGATCCGAAGTCGGGGACGGCCGAGTTCAAGGCGACGGCGATTCGCATCGAGAAGCTCGCGGCCTCGCCGCAGGGGCGCTGA
- a CDS encoding cbb3-type cytochrome c oxidase subunit I — MTEAAPAHAEAHHEPGFVRKYLFSTDHKMIGKQFLTVSLFMLIIGGGLAMLVRWQLAWPGSVIPGMGWVPEPYMVQGTISPAFYNTAFTMHATIMIFFVVMPILVGCFGNFLIPLMIGARDMAFPVLNMLSFWVALLSGILMLAGFVVPGGHASGGWTSYAPLSAVPAYTGVDWGQNLWCISIIVLGISSLMGSINYITTIINMRAPGMTWFRMPLVIWSLFITAILLLLALPVLTAALGMLLMDRMAGTSFFIPKGGGQPLLWQHLFWFFGHPEVYIMILPAMGIASDLLATFSRKPIFGYKAMAYSMIGIAFLGWIVWGHHMFQSGMSPALGTSFMISTMVIGVPSAIKVFNWLGTLWGGSIRFTTAMLHALAFVSMFLIGGLSGIFMASTPVDIFIHDTYFIVAHIHYVLFGGSLFAIFGGITYWFPKMYGRMMNETLGKIHFFLTFIFFNGTFFPMHILGIGGHMRRIFNPEYYDFLKPLQPVNHFITVNALCLGATQFIFAFNYYYSLYKGKKAEQNPWKANTLEWVAATPPPHGNFDAIPTVFRGPYEYSSPLVTEDWLPQNRDLGPASGLAH; from the coding sequence ATGACCGAGGCGGCGCCCGCGCACGCGGAGGCGCATCACGAGCCGGGGTTCGTGAGGAAGTACCTCTTCTCGACGGATCACAAGATGATCGGGAAGCAGTTCCTCACGGTGTCGCTCTTCATGCTGATCATCGGCGGCGGCCTGGCGATGCTCGTCCGCTGGCAGCTCGCCTGGCCCGGGAGCGTCATCCCGGGCATGGGATGGGTCCCCGAGCCCTACATGGTGCAGGGGACGATCAGCCCGGCCTTCTACAACACCGCGTTCACGATGCACGCGACGATCATGATCTTCTTCGTCGTCATGCCGATCCTCGTCGGGTGCTTCGGAAACTTCCTGATCCCGCTGATGATCGGCGCGCGCGACATGGCCTTCCCGGTCCTGAACATGCTCTCGTTCTGGGTCGCGCTCCTCTCCGGCATCCTCATGCTCGCGGGGTTCGTCGTCCCCGGCGGCCATGCGTCGGGGGGGTGGACGTCGTACGCGCCCCTCTCGGCGGTCCCGGCGTACACGGGCGTCGACTGGGGCCAGAACCTCTGGTGCATCAGCATCATCGTCCTCGGCATCTCGTCGCTGATGGGGTCGATCAACTACATCACGACGATCATCAACATGCGCGCGCCGGGGATGACGTGGTTCCGGATGCCCCTCGTCATCTGGTCGCTTTTCATCACCGCCATCCTTCTCCTCCTCGCCCTTCCCGTGCTGACCGCCGCCCTGGGGATGCTGCTGATGGACCGGATGGCGGGGACGTCGTTCTTCATCCCGAAGGGGGGAGGGCAGCCGCTTCTCTGGCAGCACCTCTTCTGGTTCTTCGGCCACCCCGAGGTCTACATCATGATCCTCCCCGCCATGGGGATCGCCTCGGACCTCCTCGCGACCTTCTCCCGGAAGCCCATCTTCGGCTACAAGGCGATGGCCTACTCGATGATCGGCATCGCGTTCCTGGGCTGGATCGTGTGGGGACACCACATGTTCCAGAGCGGGATGAGCCCGGCGCTCGGGACGTCGTTCATGATCTCGACGATGGTCATCGGGGTCCCGTCCGCCATCAAGGTCTTCAACTGGCTCGGGACGCTGTGGGGCGGCTCGATACGCTTCACCACGGCGATGCTCCACGCCCTCGCGTTCGTGTCGATGTTCCTCATCGGCGGCCTGTCGGGCATCTTCATGGCCTCGACGCCGGTCGACATCTTCATTCACGACACCTACTTCATCGTGGCGCACATCCACTACGTGCTGTTCGGCGGCAGCCTCTTCGCGATCTTCGGCGGGATCACGTACTGGTTCCCCAAGATGTACGGCCGCATGATGAACGAGACGCTGGGCAAGATTCACTTCTTCCTGACGTTCATCTTCTTCAACGGCACCTTTTTCCCGATGCACATCCTGGGGATCGGCGGCCACATGCGCCGCATCTTCAACCCCGAGTACTACGATTTCCTCAAGCCCCTCCAGCCGGTGAACCACTTCATCACGGTGAACGCGCTGTGCCTCGGGGCGACGCAGTTCATCTTCGCCTTCAACTACTACTACAGCCTGTACAAGGGCAAGAAGGCCGAACAGAACCCGTGGAAGGCGAACACCCTCGAATGGGTCGCGGCGACCCCGCCGCCGCACGGCAACTTCGACGCCATCCCGACCGTCTTCCGCGGGCCGTACGAGTACTCCTCGCCGCTGGTGACCGAGGACTGGCTCCCGCAGAATCGGGATCTGGGGCCGGCCTCGGGCCTCGCCCACTGA
- a CDS encoding ATP-binding protein, protein MEIIHSVNRNEYPRHVVPALAARLRAMPALVVAGARQTGKSTLVERLTPGKRRYLSLDDLDVIDLAAHDPEALIGSHARLTLDEVQREPGLLLAVKRAIDRRRRPGQFLLTESANLLLMRGVSESLAGRASHLTLWPMTRREQRGRGRCGLWEELLAAKDSEWPKILRADRTGAEDWRLLARRGGFPTPAVHMKQAEDRAIWFDGYTRTYLERDLQALSSISALPDFRRLMRATCLRLGQLANQTEISRDLALAQPTVHRYLNLLEASYLLVRLPAYSVNRTKRLVKSPKLYWGDVGLALYLAGLAEPTGAHLENIVLHDLLVWRDARSKRAEILYWRTTSGEEVDLVIEDGDRVLPIEIKATTRPRLGDVAHPRAFRHEYGARARLGLLLHCGTSIEWLTPDVLAVPWWRVC, encoded by the coding sequence ATGGAAATCATTCACTCCGTGAATAGAAACGAATACCCGCGACATGTCGTTCCGGCGCTCGCGGCCCGGCTGAGAGCGATGCCGGCCCTCGTGGTCGCCGGCGCTCGGCAGACCGGCAAGAGCACGCTGGTCGAGCGGCTGACTCCGGGGAAGCGCCGCTACCTGTCGCTCGACGATCTCGACGTCATCGACCTGGCGGCTCATGACCCCGAGGCGCTCATCGGCAGCCACGCGCGCCTCACCCTCGACGAGGTGCAGCGCGAGCCCGGGTTGCTCCTCGCGGTGAAGCGGGCGATCGATCGACGACGTCGGCCGGGGCAGTTCTTGCTGACGGAGTCGGCGAACCTCCTGCTCATGCGCGGCGTGTCGGAGTCGCTCGCCGGACGCGCCAGCCACCTGACGCTGTGGCCGATGACGCGCCGCGAGCAGCGGGGGCGTGGGCGGTGCGGGCTGTGGGAGGAGCTGCTCGCCGCCAAGGACTCCGAGTGGCCGAAGATCTTGCGCGCCGATCGCACTGGCGCGGAGGACTGGCGGCTCCTGGCGAGGCGCGGAGGGTTCCCGACGCCTGCCGTGCACATGAAGCAGGCGGAGGATCGCGCCATCTGGTTCGATGGATACACCCGAACGTACCTCGAGCGCGATCTCCAGGCGCTGTCCTCGATCTCGGCCCTTCCGGACTTCCGGCGGCTCATGCGCGCGACATGTCTGCGCCTCGGTCAGCTCGCGAATCAGACAGAGATCTCCCGCGATCTTGCGCTTGCCCAGCCCACGGTGCACCGCTACCTCAACTTGCTCGAGGCCTCGTACCTCCTCGTTCGGTTGCCGGCGTACTCGGTCAACCGAACGAAGCGCCTGGTCAAGTCTCCCAAGCTGTACTGGGGGGATGTCGGCCTCGCGCTCTATCTCGCCGGTCTCGCGGAGCCGACGGGGGCCCACCTCGAGAACATCGTGCTCCACGATCTGCTCGTCTGGCGGGACGCGAGATCGAAGCGCGCCGAAATTCTCTACTGGCGGACCACTTCCGGCGAAGAAGTGGACCTGGTGATCGAAGACGGCGATCGAGTGCTCCCGATCGAGATCAAGGCGACGACCCGGCCGCGGTTGGGGGACGTCGCGCACCCCCGGGCGTTCCGGCACGAGTACGGCGCACGGGCGAGGTTGGGGCTCCTCCTGCATTGCGGAACCTCGATCGAGTGGCTGACACCCGACGTTCTGGCGGTCCCTTGGTGGCGTGTCTGCTGA
- a CDS encoding NAD(P)H-dependent oxidoreductase subunit E yields MDLHKIPGAFATADERAAVESAVASGAASPPDGSRRHLLLPALLAVQRRVGWVSPGALNEICGRLDVAPADAYGVLSFYALLAHEPGPRGAIHVCDDIACRTRGGLELCAAMEKEIGPEGKPGGPGGGVAWHRSPCLVTCERAPAALVQVAGAEPREAGIAPARAKDLLTPARRPEPPRLSAAPQARDPRDPKLRLLRRAGLVDPGSFESYRAHGGATALVRAIELGSDAVLREMIASKLLGRGGAAFPTGRKWEAVAKAKAWPHYVVCNADESEPGTFKDRVLMEEDPFALIEAMTIAAIATGCRQGYIYIRGEYPEAARRLAAAIAESRRFGLLGPDVMGKGIDFNLEIRRGGGAYICGEETALFNSIEGFRGEPRNKPPFPVEAGLFGKPTLINNVETFVNVLDIVLEGGEAFARNGTPGSTGTKLFCLSGAVARPGLYEVVFGATLRSLLDLAGGVPGGGKPSAILLGGAAGSFVTADQLDMPLTFEGTRAAGTTLGSGVIMVFDAKADLEEIVLRIASFFRHESCGQCVPCRIGTERQEEILKRLGSRRPHGSTGDEIGLLADVARAMTDASICGLGQTAAAAVQSSIGRLGLFQAKGRS; encoded by the coding sequence TTGGATCTTCACAAGATCCCCGGCGCCTTCGCGACCGCCGACGAGCGGGCGGCGGTCGAGTCCGCCGTCGCCTCGGGGGCGGCATCCCCCCCCGACGGCTCGCGCCGGCACCTTCTCCTTCCGGCGCTTCTCGCCGTCCAGCGCCGCGTCGGGTGGGTGAGCCCGGGGGCGCTGAACGAGATCTGCGGGCGCCTCGACGTGGCGCCGGCCGACGCGTACGGAGTCCTCAGCTTCTACGCCCTCCTCGCGCACGAGCCCGGGCCGCGCGGCGCCATCCACGTCTGCGACGACATCGCCTGCCGCACGCGCGGCGGGCTCGAGCTGTGCGCGGCGATGGAAAAGGAGATCGGCCCCGAAGGGAAGCCCGGCGGACCCGGCGGCGGCGTCGCGTGGCATCGAAGCCCCTGCCTCGTCACGTGCGAGCGCGCCCCCGCGGCGCTGGTGCAGGTGGCGGGCGCGGAGCCGCGCGAGGCCGGCATCGCCCCGGCGAGGGCGAAAGATCTGTTGACACCCGCGCGCAGGCCCGAGCCTCCGCGCCTCTCCGCCGCCCCGCAGGCGCGCGACCCGCGCGATCCGAAGCTCCGCCTCCTCCGGCGCGCCGGCCTCGTCGATCCGGGAAGCTTCGAGAGCTACCGCGCGCACGGCGGGGCGACCGCCCTGGTGCGCGCGATCGAGCTCGGCTCCGACGCGGTCCTCCGCGAGATGATCGCGTCGAAGCTCCTCGGCCGCGGCGGCGCGGCGTTCCCGACGGGGCGCAAGTGGGAGGCGGTCGCGAAGGCAAAAGCTTGGCCGCACTACGTCGTCTGCAACGCCGACGAGTCGGAGCCCGGCACCTTCAAGGATCGCGTCCTGATGGAGGAGGACCCCTTCGCGCTCATCGAGGCGATGACGATCGCGGCGATCGCGACCGGCTGCCGGCAGGGCTACATATATATAAGAGGTGAGTACCCCGAGGCGGCGCGGCGCCTTGCGGCCGCGATCGCGGAGAGCCGGCGCTTCGGCCTCCTCGGCCCCGACGTCATGGGGAAGGGGATCGACTTCAATCTCGAGATCCGAAGAGGGGGGGGCGCCTACATCTGCGGAGAGGAGACGGCCCTCTTCAATTCAATCGAGGGGTTCCGCGGCGAGCCCCGGAACAAGCCGCCGTTTCCCGTCGAGGCCGGGCTCTTCGGGAAGCCCACCCTCATCAACAACGTCGAGACCTTCGTCAACGTCCTCGACATCGTCCTCGAAGGGGGAGAGGCCTTCGCGAGGAACGGCACCCCCGGCTCCACCGGCACGAAGCTCTTCTGCCTTTCGGGAGCCGTCGCGCGGCCGGGGCTCTACGAGGTCGTCTTCGGGGCGACGCTTCGATCCCTGCTCGATCTCGCGGGGGGCGTCCCGGGGGGCGGGAAGCCCTCCGCGATCCTCCTCGGCGGCGCGGCGGGGAGCTTCGTCACCGCCGACCAGCTGGACATGCCGCTGACGTTCGAGGGGACGCGGGCGGCCGGGACGACGCTCGGCTCGGGGGTCATCATGGTCTTCGACGCGAAGGCCGATCTCGAGGAGATCGTCCTGCGCATCGCGTCGTTCTTCCGGCACGAGTCCTGCGGCCAGTGCGTGCCGTGCCGCATCGGGACCGAGAGGCAGGAGGAGATTCTGAAGCGCCTCGGATCGCGCCGGCCGCATGGGTCGACGGGCGACGAGATCGGCCTTCTCGCCGACGTCGCGCGCGCGATGACCGACGCCTCGATCTGCGGACTGGGGCAGACGGCCGCGGCCGCCGTGCAATCGTCGATTGGAAGGCTCGGCCTGTTCCAGGCGAAGGGGAGATCGTGA
- a CDS encoding (2Fe-2S)-binding protein yields MVSDSVELTLDGRKVEVAAGLTILQACRSEGIEIPTLCYLETLDPINACRLCVVELQGARVLVPSCSRRVEAGMVVQTESERVRHSRRLILELLAGSVDLSLAAPELKAAIDRYGARPERFGSAPPRNAPIVDNNLYVRDYGRCVLCYRCVDACGDQAQNTFAISVAGRAFGATIATEYTAPLPETACVYCGNCVGVCPTGALMAKSEHDMRAEGRWDESRQTKTDTICPYCGVGCTLTLHVQDNTIVKATSPLDDSVTHGNLCIKGRFGWEFVQIRKPARE; encoded by the coding sequence ATCGTGAGCGATTCGGTCGAGCTCACGCTCGACGGCCGGAAGGTCGAGGTGGCGGCGGGGCTCACGATCCTGCAGGCCTGCCGGAGTGAGGGGATCGAGATCCCGACCCTCTGCTACCTCGAGACGCTCGATCCGATCAACGCCTGCCGCCTCTGCGTCGTCGAGCTCCAGGGGGCGCGCGTCCTCGTCCCGTCGTGCTCGCGCCGGGTCGAGGCCGGCATGGTCGTCCAGACGGAGAGCGAGCGCGTGCGGCACAGCCGCCGCCTGATCCTCGAGCTCCTCGCCGGCAGCGTCGACCTCTCGCTCGCCGCGCCCGAGCTGAAGGCCGCGATCGACCGCTACGGCGCGCGCCCCGAGCGGTTCGGGTCGGCGCCCCCCCGGAACGCCCCCATCGTCGACAACAACCTGTACGTGCGCGACTACGGGCGCTGCGTCCTCTGCTACCGGTGCGTGGACGCCTGCGGCGATCAGGCGCAGAACACCTTCGCCATCTCCGTCGCCGGCCGGGCTTTTGGCGCGACGATCGCGACGGAGTACACGGCCCCGCTCCCCGAGACGGCCTGCGTCTACTGCGGGAACTGCGTGGGGGTCTGCCCGACGGGGGCGCTGATGGCGAAGAGCGAGCACGACATGCGCGCCGAAGGCCGCTGGGACGAGTCGCGGCAGACGAAGACCGACACGATCTGCCCGTACTGCGGCGTGGGGTGCACGCTCACGCTCCACGTGCAGGACAACACCATCGTGAAGGCGACCTCGCCGCTCGACGACAGCGTCACGCACGGAAATCTCTGCATCAAGGGGCGGTTCGGGTGGGAGTTCGTGCAGATCCGGAAGCCCGCCCGGGAGTAA